A single genomic interval of Candidatus Eisenbacteria bacterium harbors:
- the lpxA gene encoding acyl-ACP--UDP-N-acetylglucosamine O-acyltransferase yields MPQVHPTALVDSRARLAEDVVVGPHCIISDEVVIGSGTVLGSNVVIEGFTRVGRNCRILHFAVLGGPPQDLKYKGARSLVEIGDSCTIREFVTINRATGEGEKTVVGNNNLLMAYVHLAHNCVIGDNVVLANAVNLAGHVRIDDYAAIGGMTPIHQFVRIGRHAFVGGGSRVPKDVPPFIRAAGNPLRVVGLNSVGLQRREFPADVRLELKRLYRLFYRSNLNVSQAIAKSKAELRDIPEVREFLNFVEQSERGISG; encoded by the coding sequence ATGCCTCAGGTTCATCCCACCGCGTTGGTAGATTCGAGGGCCAGACTTGCGGAAGACGTTGTCGTCGGCCCACATTGCATAATCTCGGACGAGGTCGTTATAGGTTCCGGCACGGTCTTGGGAAGCAACGTGGTGATAGAGGGGTTCACCAGGGTCGGCAGGAACTGTCGAATTCTACATTTCGCCGTCTTGGGCGGCCCGCCTCAAGACCTCAAATACAAGGGTGCACGCAGCCTTGTGGAGATAGGCGACTCATGCACCATAAGAGAATTCGTGACCATAAACAGAGCCACGGGTGAGGGAGAGAAGACGGTAGTCGGCAACAATAATCTGCTCATGGCCTACGTACACCTGGCTCACAATTGCGTAATCGGCGACAATGTAGTGCTTGCAAACGCGGTGAACCTTGCCGGGCATGTGAGGATCGACGACTACGCGGCAATTGGAGGGATGACCCCCATCCACCAATTCGTAAGGATCGGCCGCCATGCCTTCGTAGGGGGAGGCTCCAGGGTTCCAAAAGATGTGCCCCCGTTCATCAGGGCCGCGGGGAACCCGCTGAGGGTGGTCGGACTTAACTCGGTCGGGCTCCAAAGAAGGGAGTTTCCGGCCGACGTTCGGCTCGAGTTGAAAAGGCTGTATCGGCTCTTCTATCGTTCGAACCTGAACGTGAGTCAAGCGATCGCCAAGAGCAAGGCAGAATTGCGCGACATCCCCGAGGTGAGGGAGTTCTTGAACTTCGTAGAACAGTCCGAGAGGGGAATCTCCGGCTGA
- a CDS encoding bifunctional UDP-3-O-[3-hydroxymyristoyl] N-acetylglucosamine deacetylase/3-hydroxyacyl-ACP dehydratase yields MLKQQTTIKHSVRYEGIGLHTGRKSVAVFKPAPVGHGIRFVRVDVPGRPEIVVSPKNAKYDHIAGRRTILTDGTVEVHTVEHILATLAGLGIDNVVIELDSVEAAEASDGSAAPFVELLRGAGLVKQSAPKRYFRITRPISFNEEGVEIVAVPHNGLKISFTIEYENPWVGTQYASFEVDEQTFASQIAPARTFVLFKDVDGLRERGMIKGGNPENAIVVEDDGIMNDVPLRFKDEFVRHKILDFLGDLFLVGLPLLGHFIAVRSGHASNVKFVKKLSAELRSDGFLRAQTTEAGKGYLDINAILQIMPHRYPFMLVDRILELEDRKRVVGIKNVTMNEPFFAGHFPNHPIMPAVLIIEAMAQVGGVLLLSTVDNPEEKLVYFMAIDNAKFRKPVMPGDQLRFELELVRLRNRICKMSGKAFVDGELVAEADLLSTIVDR; encoded by the coding sequence ATGCTGAAACAGCAAACGACGATTAAACACTCCGTCCGGTACGAGGGCATAGGACTTCACACGGGGAGGAAGTCCGTGGCCGTGTTCAAACCGGCCCCCGTGGGGCACGGCATCAGGTTTGTGAGGGTGGACGTTCCCGGACGGCCGGAGATAGTCGTGAGCCCAAAGAACGCCAAGTACGACCACATAGCGGGCAGGAGAACAATACTCACGGACGGGACCGTCGAGGTGCACACGGTAGAGCACATCCTCGCGACGCTGGCCGGCCTCGGGATTGACAACGTGGTCATCGAGTTGGATTCCGTTGAGGCTGCCGAGGCCTCGGACGGAAGCGCCGCTCCGTTTGTGGAACTCCTGCGAGGCGCGGGACTGGTCAAGCAGAGTGCGCCGAAGAGATATTTCAGGATAACGAGGCCGATCTCGTTCAACGAAGAGGGTGTCGAGATCGTTGCTGTTCCCCACAACGGCCTCAAGATAAGTTTCACGATCGAATACGAGAATCCCTGGGTGGGAACTCAGTATGCCTCCTTCGAAGTGGACGAGCAGACGTTTGCCAGTCAAATCGCTCCCGCCAGAACTTTCGTGCTCTTCAAGGACGTGGACGGTCTGAGAGAAAGGGGCATGATAAAGGGAGGAAATCCCGAGAACGCCATCGTGGTTGAGGACGACGGCATAATGAACGACGTTCCGTTGCGCTTCAAGGACGAGTTTGTGCGTCACAAAATCCTTGATTTTCTCGGAGACCTGTTCTTGGTCGGGCTCCCCCTGCTGGGTCACTTCATTGCGGTCAGGTCCGGTCACGCGAGTAACGTGAAGTTCGTCAAGAAACTGAGCGCGGAACTGAGGTCCGACGGGTTTCTTCGCGCCCAGACCACGGAGGCGGGCAAGGGCTATCTGGACATCAATGCGATCCTTCAGATAATGCCGCACAGATATCCGTTCATGCTCGTCGACAGAATCCTCGAGTTGGAAGACAGGAAGCGAGTCGTCGGCATTAAGAACGTCACGATGAACGAACCCTTTTTTGCGGGGCACTTCCCGAATCACCCCATCATGCCGGCCGTTCTGATCATAGAAGCAATGGCCCAGGTGGGCGGCGTGCTCCTCCTGAGCACCGTCGATAATCCTGAAGAGAAGCTTGTCTACTTCATGGCAATCGACAACGCGAAGTTCAGAAAACCAGTCATGCCGGGGGACCAGCTAAGATTCGAACTCGAGCTGGTGAGACTCAGAAACAGGATCTGCAAGATGAGCGGGAAAGCCTTCGTCGACGGAGAGCTTGTCGCAGAAGCTGACCTTCTCTCCACGATAGTTGACCGGTAG
- a CDS encoding OmpH family outer membrane protein, translating to MRTATSLVLVGVFFLCLVSAGVALGADLKVGFIDSERIFAEFKGVQEAQTQFDREIQTWKAQATQMKGENDKLRGEIDSQKLMLSEAKLQEKETELQGKVRAYEEFVQRIWGPNGELEQKNEQLTKPIVAKIRTVVDKIGMDENFSFILDAADGNIVFGSKALDLTDRVLEELGKME from the coding sequence ATGCGAACGGCGACCAGTCTCGTTCTCGTTGGCGTCTTTTTTTTGTGTCTTGTCTCGGCCGGAGTCGCTCTCGGAGCCGACTTGAAGGTTGGTTTCATTGACTCGGAACGAATCTTTGCGGAATTCAAGGGAGTTCAGGAGGCACAGACGCAATTCGATCGGGAGATCCAGACTTGGAAGGCGCAGGCGACCCAGATGAAGGGCGAGAACGACAAGTTGAGAGGAGAGATTGACTCTCAAAAACTGATGTTGAGTGAGGCCAAACTCCAGGAGAAGGAGACCGAACTGCAGGGAAAGGTTCGGGCGTACGAAGAATTCGTTCAACGAATCTGGGGACCCAACGGAGAATTGGAGCAGAAAAACGAACAGTTGACCAAGCCTATCGTTGCGAAGATCAGGACCGTCGTTGACAAGATAGGCATGGACGAGAACTTCTCTTTCATTCTGGATGCTGCTGACGGCAACATCGTTTTCGGCAGCAAGGCCCTGGATCTCACTGACAGAGTTCTTGAAGAGCTGGGCAAAATGGAATAG
- the bamA gene encoding outer membrane protein assembly factor BamA yields the protein MKKTCLALLVVFFFLCVLGAPASGQLTSGQFVPDQLASGAGEVKVPPILEIRLSGLDQVDSSVVLNSFGIAPGAVFNFEIVRKGVRSLYSLGYFADIWVEAEQTAAGIVLTLVLTENPRVVGIELEGVKGIDEKTLKEKLTLKENDFLNQRAISAQKDTIVTAYQDEGYPMATVSAVTTQEKEKGRVVVTFGVDEGKKVRVKRVDFSGNRSIGSVKLRKQMDTKIKSWWRGGKFKQETLDRDLEQIVKYYQSQGFRDAKILDHQLSYSKDKRDLVIGIGIEEGPPYLVGNTEWSGNSVVSTEDLKRLPTYKNGDRYDIEKIEKTLSDVYSVYAEHGYIFVNVDKQESVDGAAVNIRFSIEENEPSFVRHVLVEGNDRTKEKVIRRELTVKPGQPFKRSVLMRSQRDVYSLGYFEDVIVDYQVNQPPDIDLIFKIKEKQTGTATAGVGFTSDAGLTGYVELGHNNLFGNGQSVTLHLEKGAKRTNLNLSFTEPWFRDTHTSLGADIYNLQTNRDLYDEYRKGCGVRVGRPIPWIDYSAGYVSYTLEDITLDDFSSSYTGDLDEVDWPQRTSMIETAFIRNSTDSPFYPSKGSKFTLNSEFTGGPLGGDQDFHKHTIDLKWYHKVYWKTALLVRPRLGVMDSYRRSQKVPSYDRFRLGGTTVDFLRGYSDYEVVPDKNVRYVDGTIVRWPGGRLMSALTLEYQFPVADPLHALFFLDVGATWNNEKEIDFSGFKKGAGFGVRIDIPMLGQVGFDYGYGFDRIGGGKWEPHFIMGRLF from the coding sequence ATGAAGAAGACCTGCCTGGCGCTGCTTGTTGTGTTCTTCTTTCTCTGTGTTCTTGGCGCACCCGCGTCCGGCCAGCTCACGTCCGGGCAATTCGTGCCCGACCAGCTCGCGTCCGGTGCGGGAGAAGTGAAGGTCCCGCCGATTTTGGAAATAAGACTGTCCGGGCTTGACCAAGTGGACTCGAGCGTGGTCCTCAACAGCTTCGGCATTGCGCCGGGAGCTGTTTTCAATTTTGAGATTGTCCGAAAGGGAGTGCGAAGCCTCTATTCTCTTGGCTATTTCGCAGACATCTGGGTCGAGGCAGAGCAGACGGCTGCAGGAATTGTGCTCACGCTCGTGCTGACTGAGAATCCCAGGGTCGTGGGCATAGAGCTTGAGGGAGTCAAGGGTATTGACGAGAAAACCCTCAAAGAGAAGCTCACACTGAAGGAGAATGATTTCCTTAACCAGCGCGCAATCTCCGCGCAGAAGGATACCATCGTCACCGCATATCAGGACGAGGGGTATCCGATGGCCACCGTGTCCGCCGTCACCACGCAGGAGAAGGAGAAGGGGAGGGTTGTCGTCACTTTCGGGGTGGACGAGGGCAAGAAGGTCAGGGTGAAGCGCGTTGACTTTAGCGGCAATCGATCCATAGGGTCCGTGAAGCTGAGAAAGCAAATGGACACGAAGATCAAGTCCTGGTGGAGAGGGGGCAAGTTTAAGCAAGAGACTTTGGACAGGGATCTTGAGCAGATTGTGAAGTACTATCAAAGCCAGGGCTTCCGTGACGCAAAAATCCTCGACCATCAGCTCAGTTACAGCAAGGACAAGAGGGACCTGGTCATCGGAATAGGCATTGAAGAAGGGCCGCCATACCTGGTCGGGAATACGGAGTGGAGCGGGAACAGTGTGGTGAGCACGGAGGACCTGAAAAGACTGCCCACGTACAAGAACGGTGACCGCTACGACATTGAGAAGATCGAAAAGACACTGTCAGACGTTTACTCCGTCTACGCAGAGCACGGCTACATCTTTGTGAACGTGGACAAGCAGGAGAGTGTCGATGGCGCCGCGGTCAACATACGTTTTTCGATTGAGGAGAACGAGCCTTCCTTTGTCAGACACGTCCTCGTCGAAGGAAACGACAGGACCAAAGAGAAGGTGATAAGGAGGGAGTTGACTGTCAAGCCGGGGCAGCCGTTCAAGAGATCGGTTCTCATGAGAAGCCAGCGCGACGTATACTCCCTCGGTTACTTCGAAGACGTGATCGTGGACTACCAGGTGAATCAGCCTCCCGACATAGACCTGATCTTCAAGATCAAGGAAAAGCAGACGGGGACAGCCACCGCAGGTGTCGGCTTCACGAGCGATGCCGGCCTGACGGGATATGTAGAGCTTGGTCACAACAATCTCTTCGGTAACGGCCAGAGCGTCACGCTGCACCTTGAAAAAGGTGCGAAGCGCACGAATCTCAACTTGAGTTTTACCGAACCCTGGTTCAGGGACACGCACACGAGCCTTGGCGCAGACATCTATAATCTCCAAACCAACCGGGACCTCTACGACGAATATAGAAAGGGCTGCGGGGTGCGCGTTGGGAGGCCGATCCCCTGGATCGATTACTCGGCGGGCTACGTCTCGTATACACTCGAAGACATCACCCTCGATGATTTCTCGAGCAGTTACACCGGTGACCTGGACGAGGTCGACTGGCCTCAGCGCACCAGCATGATAGAGACGGCGTTTATCAGGAACAGTACGGACAGTCCCTTCTATCCTTCGAAGGGTTCGAAATTCACGCTCAATTCGGAATTTACGGGTGGACCGCTCGGCGGTGATCAGGACTTCCACAAGCATACGATAGACTTGAAATGGTATCACAAGGTCTATTGGAAGACAGCGCTTCTCGTGCGTCCGCGTCTCGGCGTGATGGATTCTTACAGGCGCAGTCAGAAGGTGCCTTCGTACGACAGATTCAGGCTCGGCGGCACGACCGTGGACTTCCTGCGCGGGTACTCCGACTACGAAGTCGTTCCGGACAAGAATGTGAGGTACGTGGACGGGACGATCGTGAGATGGCCTGGAGGTCGGTTGATGAGCGCGCTTACGCTCGAATACCAGTTCCCGGTGGCGGACCCGTTGCACGCCCTATTCTTCCTGGACGTCGGCGCCACATGGAACAACGAGAAGGAAATAGATTTCTCGGGGTTCAAGAAGGGCGCGGGATTCGGCGTGAGGATCGACATTCCGATGCTGGGCCAGGTAGGCTTCGACTATGGTTACGGCTTCGATCGGATAGGAGGGGGTAAGTGGGAGCCCCACTTTATCATGGGTAGGCTTTTCTAG
- the lpxD gene encoding UDP-3-O-(3-hydroxymyristoyl)glucosamine N-acyltransferase has product MRLDKLAELLNGVAVGDGSVEITGVAGIKEAKEGDITFLVNPKYESYVATTEASAVIVANGHKEISKPIIQIENPYLAFLKAVRLFRTDTQKVAWGVHSTAVIGKNVKLGQRISIGPFVVIDDDAELGDDVVVMALTYVGARCKLGKGTFVYPNVTLREDIAVGERVIIHSGAVVGSDGFGFAREGEAYHKIPQVGNVEVGDDVEIGANVTIDRATTGTTSIGRGTKIDNLVQIAHNVVIGENCIIVAQVGISGSTEIGKGVTLAGQVGIVGHIKIGDNAMVGSQAGVTKSVPAGARVSGYPAAPHDTAKRLHASLKRLPQLMKQFKELERRVDDLEKEGEDAETANDD; this is encoded by the coding sequence ATGCGTCTGGACAAGCTCGCAGAGCTTCTGAATGGAGTGGCTGTTGGCGACGGTTCCGTAGAGATTACCGGCGTCGCGGGAATCAAGGAAGCGAAGGAAGGCGACATCACCTTCCTGGTCAATCCTAAGTACGAATCCTACGTGGCCACCACGGAGGCCTCGGCCGTGATCGTGGCAAACGGCCACAAGGAGATTTCCAAGCCGATCATTCAGATTGAAAACCCATATCTGGCCTTTCTGAAGGCCGTGCGTCTGTTCAGAACCGACACGCAGAAGGTCGCTTGGGGCGTCCATTCGACCGCCGTGATCGGTAAGAACGTGAAGCTGGGCCAGCGGATTTCGATCGGACCGTTTGTCGTTATCGACGACGATGCCGAACTGGGCGACGACGTCGTCGTGATGGCTCTGACGTATGTCGGGGCTCGATGCAAGCTAGGCAAGGGGACCTTCGTGTATCCCAACGTCACTCTTCGCGAAGACATCGCCGTCGGGGAAAGAGTAATCATTCACAGCGGGGCGGTGGTCGGAAGCGACGGCTTTGGTTTCGCCCGGGAGGGCGAGGCTTACCACAAGATTCCGCAAGTCGGTAACGTAGAAGTAGGCGACGACGTGGAGATCGGAGCCAACGTGACGATCGACAGAGCCACGACGGGCACTACCTCGATTGGGCGAGGCACCAAGATCGACAATCTGGTGCAGATAGCGCACAACGTCGTGATTGGAGAAAACTGCATCATAGTCGCGCAAGTCGGAATATCCGGCAGCACGGAAATAGGGAAAGGTGTGACACTCGCGGGCCAGGTTGGAATAGTGGGGCACATAAAGATAGGCGACAACGCAATGGTGGGCTCTCAGGCAGGTGTTACCAAGTCTGTTCCGGCAGGAGCAAGGGTGAGCGGTTATCCGGCTGCACCTCACGACACTGCAAAGCGGTTGCATGCGAGCCTGAAGAGACTTCCTCAGCTCATGAAGCAATTCAAGGAGCTTGAGAGGCGGGTCGACGACTTGGAGAAGGAGGGGGAGGATGCTGAAACAGCAAACGACGATTAA